A genomic window from Punica granatum isolate Tunisia-2019 chromosome 2, ASM765513v2, whole genome shotgun sequence includes:
- the LOC116196162 gene encoding protein FMP32, mitochondrial-like, producing the protein MAALRRVVRSGFSNSGFCLTKHRAFNVHSGSGANPQMGRFNYRQISQLVKSNGKRAFLVDTLALVRRLEAQGVPSKQAEAITSAITEVLNDSLENVAHSFVSKAEMQKTEMIQESNLSKFKSEVQSSQEHHFSLLQRETEKLRGDIEKMRSELRYEIDKVTAGQRLDLNLERGRIRDELSNQNAETTNLTNKLDREIHALRAQLEAAKYDVIKYCIGTLVSISAVGLAVVRILM; encoded by the exons ATGGCGGCTTTGAGGCGCGTGGTCCGGTCGGGGTTCAGTAATTCCGGGTTCTGCTTGACAAAGCATCGAGCATTTAACGTTCATTCCGGCTCCGGTGCGAATCCGCAGATGGGTAGGTTCAATTACAGGCAGATTTCTCAGCTCGTTAAGTCCAATGGGAAGCGCGCGTTCCTCGTCGATACCTTGGCGCTG GTGAGAAGATTAGAAGCCCAAGGTGTGCCGTCGAAGCAGGCAGAGGCGATTACCTCTGCGATTACAGAAGTATTGAACGACAGCTTGGAAAACGTGGCTCATTCTTTTGTTTCGAAAGCCGAAATGCAGAAG ACGGAAATGATTCAAGAATCAAATCTCTCAAAATTCAAGTCTGAAGTACAAAGTTCTCAG GAGCATCACTTCTCTCTGCTGCAACGTGAGACTGAGAAACTTCGAGGTGACATTGAGAAAATGCGTAGTGAATTGAG ATACGAGATCGATAAAGTGACTGCTGGCCAGCGATTGGATTTAAATCTCGAAAGAGG GCGTATTCGTGATGAACTGTCCAACCAGAATGCTGAAACCACCAATCTCACTAACAAGCTTGACCGG GAAATTCATGCCTTGAGAGCCCAACTGGAAGCGGCAAAGTACGACGTGATCAAATACTGCATAGGTACCCTGGTGTCCATATCTGCTGTTGGACTAGCTGTTGTTCGCATCTTGATGTAG
- the LOC116196161 gene encoding subtilisin-like protease SBT3.9 isoform X2: MFILCTWGRGNIVKQNRSRTPTIRCLHMFLEDLPGVARVMPNRILSLQTTRSWDFLHMYPQMADGILSKGRSGAGSIIGVLDTGIWPESMSFREEGMATVPLRWNGICQEGEQFNKTNCNRKIIGARWYIKGYEAEFGKLNTSEGAEFLSPRDAVGHGTHTASTAAGALVENVSFMGLARGLARGGAPSAHIATYKICWATGGCSSADLLAAFDDAIHDGVDVLSASLGSSPPLPSYVDDTLAIGSFHAVARGISVVCSGGNSGPYPQTVINTAPWLITVGASTIDRAFPTTITLGNNRTLMGQALYTGKNVDKFYPIVYGEDIVAANSDESSARSCDFGSLNSTLAKGKAVLCFQSRSQRSATIAVQTVEDAEGVGMIFAKFPTKDVDLSTKIPCILVDFTIGTSILNYMEATKDPVVKFSGSRTVLGQQISPEVAVFSSRGPSSLSPSVLKPDIAAPGVNILAAWSPASSQSQVDPNTNLPLNFKIESGTSMSCPHVSGIVALLRTVHPDWSPAMIRSALITKASVKDTSGQRTVAEGAPHKPADAFDYGGGHVDPNRSLDPGLVFDTKTSDYVCFLCSLGYNDSAISSMTGTPTQCHSHSHSNCLKNLNQPSIVVPDLKQHVTISREVTNVGRTDSIYIARVEAPPGTHVKVKPPVLVFNSNVKTQKFRVSFQSLLRFQGRYSFGTLVWEDGKHRVRMPLAVRSVIDDFYAQT, encoded by the exons AT GTTTATATTGTGTACATGGGGGAGAGGCAACATAGTGAAGCAGAACAGGTCCAGGACTCCCACCATAAGATGCTTGCACATGTTCTTGGAAG ATCTTCCTGGAGTTGCCCGCGTAATGCCAAACAGAATTCTCAGTCTCCAGACGACTCGAAGTTGGGATTTTCTGCACATGTATCCTCAAATGGCAGATGGAATTCTTTCTAAGGGTCGGTCTGGTGCAGGGTCGATTATCGGTGTCTTGGACACAG GAATTTGGCCAGAATCCATGAGCTTCAGAGAGGAGGGTATGGCAACGGTTCCACTTCGATGGAACGGTATATGCCAGGAAGGAGAACAGTTCAACAAAACCAACTGCAACAG GAAGATCATCGGTGCTCGATGGTATATCAAAGGATATGAAGCCGAGTTCGGGAAGCTCAACACAAGTGAGGGAGCCGAGTTCCTTTCCCCTCGGGATGCAGTAGGGCATGGGACCCACACAGCATCAACAGCCGCTGGTGCGTTAGTTGAGAATGTGAGCTTCATGGGCCTGGCAAGAGGGCTGGCTCGAGGAGGTGCGCCATCAGCCCACATAGCTACCTACAAGATATGCTGGGCCACGGGAGGGTGCAGCTCGGCTGATCTTTTAGCGGCATTCGATGATGCAATCCATGATGGCGTAGATGTCCTATCTGCTTCCCTTGGCTCCTCACCTCCTCTTCCAAGCTATGTCGATGACACTCTAGCGATCGGGTCATTTCATGCTGTGGCTAGGGGAATCTCCGTGGTGTGCTCAGGTGGGAACTCGGGGCCTTACCCGCAGACGGTCATAAACACAGCTCCATGGCTGATTACTGTTGGAGCTAGCACAATTGATCGGGCCTTTCCAACCACCATCACGCTTGGAAACAATCGAACTCTCATG GGTCAGGCTTTGTATACGGGGAAGAACGTGGACAAGTTCTATCCAATTGTCTATGGAGAAGACATTGTAGCCGCAAACTCCGATGAAAGCAGCGCAAG GAGCTGTGATTTCGGGTCTCTGAATTCGACACTAGCAAAGGGAAAAGCGGTACTGTGCTTCCAGTCAAGGTCTCAGAGATCGGCCACCATCGCTGTACAGACCGTGGAGGATGCAGAGGGAGTCGGCATGATATTCGCTAAGTTCCCGACAAAAGATGTTGATCTGTCCACGAAGATCCCCTGTATCCTGGTCGATTTTACGATCGGGACTTCTATACTCAACTACATGGAAGCAACCAA AGATCCAGTAGTAAAGTTTAGCGGCTCACGAACTGTTCTCGGGCAACAGATATCCCCCGAGGTTGCAGTCTTCTCTTCCCGGGGACCGAGCTCCCTATCTCCCTCCGTGCTGAAG CCTGATATTGCAGCTCCTGGGGTAAACATACTAGCTGCCTGGTCTCCTGCATCGTCCCAGTCCCAGGTAGACCCAAACACGAACTTGCCGCTGAACTTCAAGATCGAGTCGGGAACGTCCATGTCATGTCCCCATGTGTCGGGCATTGTGGCTCTCCTCAGGACAGTCCATCCAGATTGGAGCCCAGCTATGATCAGATCTGCACTCATTACAAAAG CTTCTGTAAAAGACACATCCGGCCAAAGAACAGTGGCTGAAGGCGCTCCACACAAGCCAGCCGATGCATTCGACTACGGAGGTGGCCATGTTGATCCCAACAGATCCCTAGACCCCGGGCTCGTTTTTGACACCAAAACCTCAGACTATGTATGTTTCCTCTGTTCATTGGGCTACAACGACTCTGCCATCAGCTCGATGACGGGCACCCCCACCCAATGCCACAGCCACAGCCACAGCAACTGCCTCAAGAATCTGAACCAGCCATCGATCGTGGTTCCCGACCTGAAGCAGCACGTGACCATCTCGAGAGAGGTCACAAACGTGGGCCGGACAGACTCTATCTACATTGCCAGGGTTGAGGCACCCCCGGGGACTCACGTCAAGGTGAAGCCTCCCGTTTTGGTGTTCAACTCCAACGTGAAGACACAGAAGTTCAGGGTCTCGTTTCAGTCACTTCTAAGATTCCAAGGGAGATACTCGTTTGGGACATTGGTGTGGGAGGACGGGAAGCATCGAGTTAGGATGCCACTGGCTGTGAGGAGCGTCATCGATGACTTCTATGCTCAAACCTGA
- the LOC116196161 gene encoding subtilisin-like protease SBT3.9 isoform X1, which translates to MAPLWVFCILVCCLFIRPSRFVLGLASSNVYIVYMGERQHSEAEQVQDSHHKMLAHVLGSKEAAEEAMLYSYKHGFSGFSAILSQSQAKLIADLPGVARVMPNRILSLQTTRSWDFLHMYPQMADGILSKGRSGAGSIIGVLDTGIWPESMSFREEGMATVPLRWNGICQEGEQFNKTNCNRKIIGARWYIKGYEAEFGKLNTSEGAEFLSPRDAVGHGTHTASTAAGALVENVSFMGLARGLARGGAPSAHIATYKICWATGGCSSADLLAAFDDAIHDGVDVLSASLGSSPPLPSYVDDTLAIGSFHAVARGISVVCSGGNSGPYPQTVINTAPWLITVGASTIDRAFPTTITLGNNRTLMGQALYTGKNVDKFYPIVYGEDIVAANSDESSARSCDFGSLNSTLAKGKAVLCFQSRSQRSATIAVQTVEDAEGVGMIFAKFPTKDVDLSTKIPCILVDFTIGTSILNYMEATKDPVVKFSGSRTVLGQQISPEVAVFSSRGPSSLSPSVLKPDIAAPGVNILAAWSPASSQSQVDPNTNLPLNFKIESGTSMSCPHVSGIVALLRTVHPDWSPAMIRSALITKASVKDTSGQRTVAEGAPHKPADAFDYGGGHVDPNRSLDPGLVFDTKTSDYVCFLCSLGYNDSAISSMTGTPTQCHSHSHSNCLKNLNQPSIVVPDLKQHVTISREVTNVGRTDSIYIARVEAPPGTHVKVKPPVLVFNSNVKTQKFRVSFQSLLRFQGRYSFGTLVWEDGKHRVRMPLAVRSVIDDFYAQT; encoded by the exons ATGGCTCCTCTCTGGGTGTTCTGCATTCTTGTTTGTTGCCTCTTCATTCGACCAAGCCGCTTCGTCCTTGGCCTTGCTTCGAGCAAT GTTTATATTGTGTACATGGGGGAGAGGCAACATAGTGAAGCAGAACAGGTCCAGGACTCCCACCATAAGATGCTTGCACATGTTCTTGGAAG CAAAGAGGCTGCGGAGGAAGCTATGCTGTACAGCTACAAGCACGGTTTTTCGGGGTTTTCTGCAATCCTATCTCAGTCTCAGGCTAAGTTGATTGCCG ATCTTCCTGGAGTTGCCCGCGTAATGCCAAACAGAATTCTCAGTCTCCAGACGACTCGAAGTTGGGATTTTCTGCACATGTATCCTCAAATGGCAGATGGAATTCTTTCTAAGGGTCGGTCTGGTGCAGGGTCGATTATCGGTGTCTTGGACACAG GAATTTGGCCAGAATCCATGAGCTTCAGAGAGGAGGGTATGGCAACGGTTCCACTTCGATGGAACGGTATATGCCAGGAAGGAGAACAGTTCAACAAAACCAACTGCAACAG GAAGATCATCGGTGCTCGATGGTATATCAAAGGATATGAAGCCGAGTTCGGGAAGCTCAACACAAGTGAGGGAGCCGAGTTCCTTTCCCCTCGGGATGCAGTAGGGCATGGGACCCACACAGCATCAACAGCCGCTGGTGCGTTAGTTGAGAATGTGAGCTTCATGGGCCTGGCAAGAGGGCTGGCTCGAGGAGGTGCGCCATCAGCCCACATAGCTACCTACAAGATATGCTGGGCCACGGGAGGGTGCAGCTCGGCTGATCTTTTAGCGGCATTCGATGATGCAATCCATGATGGCGTAGATGTCCTATCTGCTTCCCTTGGCTCCTCACCTCCTCTTCCAAGCTATGTCGATGACACTCTAGCGATCGGGTCATTTCATGCTGTGGCTAGGGGAATCTCCGTGGTGTGCTCAGGTGGGAACTCGGGGCCTTACCCGCAGACGGTCATAAACACAGCTCCATGGCTGATTACTGTTGGAGCTAGCACAATTGATCGGGCCTTTCCAACCACCATCACGCTTGGAAACAATCGAACTCTCATG GGTCAGGCTTTGTATACGGGGAAGAACGTGGACAAGTTCTATCCAATTGTCTATGGAGAAGACATTGTAGCCGCAAACTCCGATGAAAGCAGCGCAAG GAGCTGTGATTTCGGGTCTCTGAATTCGACACTAGCAAAGGGAAAAGCGGTACTGTGCTTCCAGTCAAGGTCTCAGAGATCGGCCACCATCGCTGTACAGACCGTGGAGGATGCAGAGGGAGTCGGCATGATATTCGCTAAGTTCCCGACAAAAGATGTTGATCTGTCCACGAAGATCCCCTGTATCCTGGTCGATTTTACGATCGGGACTTCTATACTCAACTACATGGAAGCAACCAA AGATCCAGTAGTAAAGTTTAGCGGCTCACGAACTGTTCTCGGGCAACAGATATCCCCCGAGGTTGCAGTCTTCTCTTCCCGGGGACCGAGCTCCCTATCTCCCTCCGTGCTGAAG CCTGATATTGCAGCTCCTGGGGTAAACATACTAGCTGCCTGGTCTCCTGCATCGTCCCAGTCCCAGGTAGACCCAAACACGAACTTGCCGCTGAACTTCAAGATCGAGTCGGGAACGTCCATGTCATGTCCCCATGTGTCGGGCATTGTGGCTCTCCTCAGGACAGTCCATCCAGATTGGAGCCCAGCTATGATCAGATCTGCACTCATTACAAAAG CTTCTGTAAAAGACACATCCGGCCAAAGAACAGTGGCTGAAGGCGCTCCACACAAGCCAGCCGATGCATTCGACTACGGAGGTGGCCATGTTGATCCCAACAGATCCCTAGACCCCGGGCTCGTTTTTGACACCAAAACCTCAGACTATGTATGTTTCCTCTGTTCATTGGGCTACAACGACTCTGCCATCAGCTCGATGACGGGCACCCCCACCCAATGCCACAGCCACAGCCACAGCAACTGCCTCAAGAATCTGAACCAGCCATCGATCGTGGTTCCCGACCTGAAGCAGCACGTGACCATCTCGAGAGAGGTCACAAACGTGGGCCGGACAGACTCTATCTACATTGCCAGGGTTGAGGCACCCCCGGGGACTCACGTCAAGGTGAAGCCTCCCGTTTTGGTGTTCAACTCCAACGTGAAGACACAGAAGTTCAGGGTCTCGTTTCAGTCACTTCTAAGATTCCAAGGGAGATACTCGTTTGGGACATTGGTGTGGGAGGACGGGAAGCATCGAGTTAGGATGCCACTGGCTGTGAGGAGCGTCATCGATGACTTCTATGCTCAAACCTGA